The following proteins are encoded in a genomic region of Populus nigra chromosome 16, ddPopNigr1.1, whole genome shotgun sequence:
- the LOC133676207 gene encoding uncharacterized protein LOC133676207 translates to MECNKDEAVRAKEIAEKKFMGRDYAGAKKFALKAQSLYPELEGLSQMLIAFDVYISAENRISSGEVDWYSVLGVNPWADDETVRKQYHKLALILHPDKNQSLGADGAFKLVSEAWGLLSNKEKRLAYNQKLNPSGQQQRVPTQTKVPSSQHSANGFHNHNSSATSHTRNQNKNLQSRPTSAPSPSSRKPDTFWTICHRCMMHYEYLRVYLNHNLRCPNCHQPFLAVEKDPPSNVTKSSQNSRHHAANSNPFNFPKNGGQSSRSEGFGVCNSTTAPNLQRSNFTRMNDSGGKFASTPTAGHAESVVQKAHDQVKREQDAQGATEREKRYVSKRMDNSSLRADQLFKRRRYDEASVNNYGADILNQAATGNGGAGLGNSSEPRRGYSEAQRVYGFSDIRTKSITERELSLLEVRNMLMKKGLSDVCRKLKEWSSNQVKLKESRTQESMVNNDANKHKKSGHSAGTSSNESTKQATAPLSINVPDSDFHNFDLDRTESSFGDDQVWAAYDENDGMPRYYARIISVISLKPFKMKISWLNSRSSSEFGPLDWVGAGFLKTCGDFWTGKHEISKTLNAFSHRVTWTKGTRGVVRILPRKEDVWALYRNWSPDWNDDTPDEVVQEYEMVEVLDDYDEEQGISVVPLIKVAGFKAVFCRHVGPNEVRRIPKEEMFRFSHQVPNHVLTGEEAHNAPEGCRELDPAAIPTEFLQVITEASEAAVVATGRKAKDEMA, encoded by the coding sequence ATGGAGTGCAACAAAGATGAAGCAGTCAGGGCTAAGGAAATTGCTGAGAAGAAGTTTATGGGGAGGGATTATGCTGGGGCGAAGAAATTTGCTTTAAAGGCTCAAAGCTTGTATCCCGAGCTAGAGGGTTTATCCCAAATGTTGATAGCATTTGATGTGTATATTTCTGCAGAGAACAGAATAAGTAGTGGAGAAGTTGATTGGTACAGCGTGCTTGGTGTGAACCCCTGGGCTGATGATGAGACAGTCAGGAAACAATACCACAAGCTAGCTCTCATACTTCATCCTGATAAAAACCAGTCTCTGGGTGCAGATGGTGCATTTAAGTTGGTTTCAGAGGCCTGGGGTTTGTTATCTAATAAGGAAAAGAGACTAGCATACAATCAGAAACTGAATCCGTCAGGACAGCAGCAGAGAGTACCAACCCAGACTAAGGTTCCCTCTTCCCAGCATAGTGCAAATGGCTTTCATAATCATAACAGTTCCGCAACTTCGCACACAAGGAATCAGAACAAGAATTTGCAGTCGAGGCCCACATCAGCCCCTTCTCCTTCATCTCGAAAACCTGATACATTTTGGACTATCTGCCATCGATGTATGATGCATTATGAGTATCTGAGGGTTTATTTGAATCATAACCTGCGATGCCCCAACTGTCATCAGCCTTTTTTGGCTGTTGAGAAGGATCCACCTTCAAACGTTACGAAGTCATCCCAGAATTCAAGACATCATGCTGCAAATAGTAATCCATTTAATTTCCCAAAAAATGGTGGTCAAAGTTCACGATCTGAGGGATTTGGAGTATGCAATTCAACTACTGCCCCAAATCTCCAAAGGAGTAATTTTACTAGAATGAATGATTCTGGAGGCAAATTTGCATCAACGCCAACTGCTGGTCATGCTGAGAGTGTGGTTCAGAAGGCACATGACCAAGTGAAGAGGGAGCAGGATGCACAGGGAGCCACTGAACGGGAGAAGCGTTATGTTTCTAAAAGGATGGATAATTCTTCTCTTAGAGCGGACCAACTCTTTAAAAGGAGGAGGTATGATGAAGCTAGCGTGAATAATTATGGAGCTGATATTTTGAATCAAGCAGCCACCGGAAATGGAGGAGCGGGATTGGGAAATTCATCTGAACCAAGAAGGGGCTATTCTGAAGCGCAAAGGGTTTATGGTTTCTCAGATATTCGTACCAAGTCCATTACCGAGAGAGAGTTGTCACTTCTCGAGGTTCGAAACATGTTGATGAAGAAGGGACTCTCGGATGTGTGCAGAAAACTTAAAGAATGGAGCTCAAATCAAGTGAAACTGAAAGAGAGTAGAACACAGGAAAGCATGGTGAACAATGATGCAAATAAACATAAGAAGAGTGGTCACTCTGCTGGCACTTCTTCCAATGAATCTACTAAACAGGCAACAGCACCTTTGTCTATCAATGTTCCGGATTCTGATTTTCATAACTTTGACCTGGATCGAACAGAAAGTTCCTTTGGGGATGACCAGGTGTGGGCTGCCTATGATGAAAATGATGGGATGCCTCGATATTATGCTCGAATTATCTCAGTGATCTCTTTGAAGCCATTTAAAATGAAGATCAGTTGGCTTAACTCAAGAAGCAGCAGTGAATTTGGCCCTTTAGACTGGGTGGGGGCTGGTTTCCTAAAAACCTGTGGCGATTTTTGGACTGGCAAACATGAAATCAGCAAAACTCTAAATGCTTTCTCACACAGGGTTACGTGGACAAAAGGCACACGTGGAGTTGTTCGCATACTTCCAAGAAAGGAAGATGTCTGGGCTCTATATAGAAACTGGTCTCCAGACTGGAATGATGATACCCCAGATGAAGTGGTACAAGAATATGAGATGGTAGAAGTGCTCGACGACTATGATGAAGAGCAGGGTATATCTGTAGTTCCTCTTATTAAAGTTGCTGGTTTCAAGGCAGTTTTTTGTAGACATGTAGGTCCAAATGAAGTTAGGAGGATTCCAAAAGAAGAGATGTTCCGCTTCTCTCATCAGGTCCCTAATCACGTGCTTACTGGCGAAGAAGCTCATAATGCCCCAGAGGGTTGTCGGGAATTAGACCCAGCGGCTATCCCCACGGAATTTCTTCAGGTTATTACAGAAGCCAGTGAGGCAGCAGTGGTTGCAACTGGTAGAAAGGCTAAGGACGAAATGGCGTAG